A region from the Aliarcobacter thereius LMG 24486 genome encodes:
- the galU gene encoding UTP--glucose-1-phosphate uridylyltransferase GalU, with translation MKNPIKKCLFPAAGYGTRFLPATKATPKEMLPILTKPLIQYGVEEALSAGIENMAIVTGRGKRAIEDHFDISYELEHQIKGTSKEHYLNEIRNVITKCTFSYTRQIEMKGLGHAILSGENLIGNQPFAVLLADDLCDAPDNGVLSQMVELYKKYTCSIVAIEEIPKEDTNKYGVIAGNEIEPGIFMVKDMVEKPEPQDAPSNLAIIGRYILTPDIFDILRETKPGKGGEIQITDALLTQAKKGMVLAFKFKGQRFDCGSIDGFVKATNYFYDKSIKDEKKEKAKK, from the coding sequence ATGAAAAACCCAATAAAGAAATGCCTATTCCCAGCTGCTGGTTATGGTACAAGATTTTTACCAGCAACAAAAGCAACACCAAAAGAGATGTTACCAATTTTAACTAAACCTTTAATTCAATATGGGGTTGAAGAAGCTTTATCAGCTGGAATTGAAAATATGGCAATAGTAACTGGTCGTGGTAAAAGAGCAATTGAAGATCACTTTGATATATCTTATGAACTTGAACATCAAATAAAAGGTACAAGTAAAGAGCACTATTTAAATGAAATTAGAAATGTTATTACAAAATGCACTTTCTCTTACACAAGACAAATTGAGATGAAAGGATTAGGTCATGCTATTTTATCTGGTGAAAATCTTATAGGAAATCAACCTTTTGCTGTTTTACTTGCAGATGATTTATGTGATGCACCTGATAATGGTGTTTTATCTCAAATGGTTGAACTTTATAAAAAATATACTTGTTCAATAGTTGCAATAGAAGAAATCCCAAAAGAAGATACAAATAAATATGGAGTAATTGCTGGAAATGAGATTGAACCTGGAATTTTTATGGTAAAAGACATGGTTGAAAAACCAGAACCACAAGATGCACCATCTAATTTAGCAATTATTGGAAGATATATTTTAACTCCTGATATCTTTGATATCTTAAGAGAGACAAAACCAGGCAAAGGTGGAGAGATTCAAATTACAGATGCTCTACTTACTCAAGCAAAAAAAGGAATGGTTTTAGCATTTAAATTTAAAGGTCAAAGATTTGATTGTGGAAGTATTGATGGTTTTGTAAAAGCTACAAACTATTTTTATGATAAATCTATAAAAGATGAGAAAAAAGAGAAGGCGAAGAAATAA
- a CDS encoding glucose-6-phosphate isomerase: MQNTLYYPKVSLKDEDIFNAIKQERDSIGYYSLAFCETQELKSKLDSLNFKQNKIAIIGIGGSTLGTYAIYNFLKYHKQNNQTLKKEILFFESTDPVNLNGTISQLDLEDTLFIIISKSGTTIETISIFKYLSSIVDMNKDNLLVITEYDSKLNSFAKTNNLITFEIPKNVGGRFSVLSNVGLVPLYLAGFDIDELLRGARYISTSFFEQNSLYDTILKKARTYYEYKDIYNINAVFSYSQLLEGFNKWYVQLWGESLGKIDINNANQGLTPIGLLGPVDQHSFLQLIVEGKRDKSVTFIKIKDFKDDTKISSISLEALEELDYINNIDFKELINLQADATIASVKEYQKDIPIDIIEIEEISEYEIGKLLFYYELLTSVVGQFLRIDTYNQPGVEGGKIILKELLKSKK, translated from the coding sequence ATGCAAAACACTCTTTATTATCCAAAGGTATCTTTAAAAGATGAAGATATTTTTAATGCAATAAAACAAGAAAGAGATAGCATTGGATATTACTCTTTAGCTTTTTGTGAAACTCAAGAGTTGAAATCAAAACTTGATTCTTTAAATTTTAAACAAAATAAGATTGCTATTATTGGAATTGGTGGAAGTACTTTAGGAACATATGCTATTTATAATTTTCTAAAATACCATAAGCAAAATAATCAAACTTTAAAAAAAGAGATTCTATTTTTTGAAAGTACAGATCCTGTAAATTTAAATGGAACAATTTCACAACTAGATTTAGAAGATACTCTTTTTATAATAATCTCTAAATCTGGAACTACAATTGAGACTATTTCTATTTTTAAGTATCTTAGTTCTATTGTGGATATGAATAAAGATAATCTTTTAGTAATTACAGAATATGATAGTAAATTAAATAGCTTTGCAAAAACAAACAATCTTATTACATTTGAAATACCAAAAAATGTAGGTGGAAGATTTTCTGTTTTATCAAATGTTGGTTTAGTTCCTTTATATTTAGCTGGTTTTGATATTGATGAACTTTTAAGAGGTGCAAGATATATATCTACTTCATTTTTTGAACAAAACTCTTTATATGACACAATTTTAAAAAAAGCAAGAACATATTATGAGTATAAAGATATTTATAATATAAATGCTGTTTTCTCATATTCTCAACTTCTTGAAGGCTTTAATAAATGGTATGTGCAACTTTGGGGAGAAAGCCTTGGTAAAATTGATATAAATAATGCAAACCAAGGTTTAACTCCAATTGGACTTCTTGGTCCTGTTGACCAACACTCTTTTTTACAACTAATTGTAGAAGGTAAAAGAGATAAAAGTGTAACATTTATAAAAATTAAAGATTTTAAAGATGATACGAAAATATCATCAATATCTTTAGAAGCTTTGGAAGAACTTGATTATATAAATAATATTGATTTCAAAGAGCTTATAAATCTTCAAGCAGATGCAACTATTGCTTCAGTTAAAGAGTATCAAAAAGATATTCCTATTGATATTATTGAAATTGAAGAAATAAGCGAATATGAAATAGGTAAACTTCTATTTTATTATGAACTTTTAACATCTGTTGTTGGACAATTCTTAAGAATTGACACTTATAATCAACCAGGAGTTGAAGGTGGTAAAATTATTTTAAAAGAGTTATTAAAATCAAAAAAATAA
- a CDS encoding AEC family transporter, with protein sequence MEHIFTSLIPIFSLIMIGYLFKKISFPSNDFWPMADKLTYYILMPSLLIITLSKAKFEANSITLIFVSLLAILLTMISLMIFNKISSTSNSSFTSIVQGGIRFNTYVFLALSGSIFGKDGLVLAAIIITFAIPFLNVLSISTFALYSQNNKIDFVYLVKSIFKNPLIISCIIGAGINFVGVSLPISIENLLKILSSAALPLGLLSIGYTLVLKDITSAKKDLTITMFAKFIVLPLFMFFLAKAFHLDEIMISILVLFAIMPTAPSAFILARQLGGDLSLMTTIITVQTIISALFLIVFLNYFN encoded by the coding sequence ATGGAACATATATTTACAAGTTTAATACCAATTTTCTCTCTAATAATGATTGGTTACTTATTTAAAAAAATAAGTTTCCCTTCAAATGATTTTTGGCCAATGGCTGATAAGCTTACATACTATATTTTAATGCCATCTTTATTAATAATTACTCTTTCAAAAGCTAAATTTGAAGCAAATAGTATAACTTTAATTTTTGTTTCACTTCTTGCTATTTTATTAACAATGATATCTCTTATGATTTTTAATAAAATAAGTTCTACATCAAATAGCTCTTTTACTTCAATAGTTCAAGGTGGAATAAGATTTAATACTTATGTGTTTTTAGCTTTAAGTGGCTCTATATTTGGAAAAGATGGTTTAGTTTTGGCAGCAATTATAATAACTTTTGCAATACCTTTTTTAAATGTTTTATCTATTTCTACTTTTGCTTTATATTCACAAAACAATAAAATTGATTTTGTGTATTTAGTAAAATCTATTTTCAAAAATCCTTTGATAATATCTTGTATTATTGGAGCAGGAATAAACTTTGTAGGCGTTTCTCTTCCTATTAGTATAGAAAACTTATTAAAAATTTTAAGTAGTGCAGCTCTTCCTTTAGGTCTTTTATCAATAGGTTATACATTAGTTTTAAAAGATATAACAAGTGCAAAAAAAGATTTGACTATAACTATGTTTGCAAAATTTATAGTTTTACCTTTATTTATGTTTTTTCTAGCAAAAGCTTTTCATTTAGATGAAATAATGATATCTATTTTAGTTCTATTTGCAATTATGCCAACAGCACCAAGTGCATTTATACTTGCAAGGCAACTTGGAGGAGATTTATCTTTAATGACAACTATTATTACAGTGCAAACAATAATATCTGCACTTTTTTTAATAGTTTTTTTAAACTACTTTAACTAA
- a CDS encoding sulfite exporter TauE/SafE family protein, giving the protein MEELFLGFLTFFTSVVAAIVGIGGGMMLIAILPSFLPTNALIPVHGLTQVSSNLSRAFFGRKDIEYSVVPKFLIGSFVGISFFAGILTLISLEYVPLFIGIYILLSLWSQKFNEKIKRYENYYIAGFFQTGLSMVVGATGPLTMTLLLKDFKDKDKVVATGALLMSLTHFLKVLVFIYFGFVFFDYIWIIISMICGAVLGSYVGTKARNLIDGKRFSIILKILLTILAVKLIIEVVLKSSII; this is encoded by the coding sequence TTGGAAGAGTTATTTTTAGGTTTTCTTACTTTTTTTACATCTGTTGTTGCTGCTATTGTTGGAATTGGTGGTGGAATGATGCTTATAGCCATTTTACCTTCATTTTTACCAACAAATGCACTAATACCTGTGCATGGACTTACTCAAGTTTCAAGTAATTTAAGTCGTGCTTTTTTTGGAAGAAAAGATATAGAATATAGTGTTGTTCCAAAGTTCTTAATAGGTTCTTTTGTTGGAATATCATTTTTTGCTGGAATTTTAACTCTAATCTCTTTAGAATATGTTCCTTTATTTATTGGTATTTATATTTTGCTTTCATTATGGAGTCAAAAATTTAATGAAAAGATAAAAAGATATGAAAACTATTATATTGCTGGATTTTTCCAAACAGGACTTTCTATGGTTGTGGGAGCAACAGGACCACTTACAATGACACTTTTATTAAAAGATTTTAAAGATAAAGATAAAGTTGTTGCAACAGGTGCTTTACTTATGAGTTTAACTCATTTCCTTAAAGTTTTAGTTTTTATATATTTTGGCTTTGTCTTTTTTGATTATATTTGGATAATTATCTCTATGATTTGTGGAGCAGTTTTAGGAAGTTATGTGGGAACAAAAGCTAGAAATTTAATTGATGGAAAAAGATTTTCAATAATTTTAAAAATATTATTAACAATTTTAGCAGTAAAACTAATAATAGAAGTTGTTTTAAAATCTTCTATTATTTAG
- a CDS encoding DMT family transporter — MIISQTKLGVIYIALCIFLWSLLGIFVKLAQSNLDHYQYMFYSSLFSFLSLLFVALVNKNLKEILSYTKKIFFVLFALGFLDFMFYLLLYFGYHSANSIEVLVIQYTWPIFIVVLSLFILKEKFTKRKLFAVTFGFIGVFLVISKGDISNLNFENIDVLLVVLLSAFCFALFSVLSKKVRIDAVNAVMIYFLSATIYSFFTMQTFSSFVIPESKDWIAILVNGVFINGISYLFWIKGLQIFDASKVAPFTFLIPILSAFFLVIVFDEAILMIYFVGLLFVVLAGLINSFKTLKEV, encoded by the coding sequence ATGATTATTTCACAAACAAAACTAGGAGTCATATATATAGCTTTATGTATTTTTCTTTGGTCTTTACTTGGGATTTTTGTAAAATTAGCTCAATCAAATTTGGATCATTATCAATATATGTTTTATTCATCTTTATTCTCTTTTTTATCTTTATTATTTGTAGCACTTGTAAATAAAAATTTAAAAGAGATTTTAAGCTACACAAAAAAGATTTTTTTTGTTTTATTTGCTTTAGGTTTTTTAGATTTTATGTTTTACCTTCTTTTATATTTTGGTTACCATAGTGCAAATTCTATTGAAGTTTTGGTTATTCAATATACTTGGCCAATATTTATAGTTGTTTTATCTTTGTTTATTTTAAAAGAGAAGTTTACAAAAAGAAAGCTTTTCGCTGTAACTTTCGGTTTTATAGGAGTTTTTTTAGTTATAAGTAAAGGAGATATTTCAAATCTGAATTTTGAAAATATTGATGTATTGCTTGTAGTTTTGTTATCTGCTTTTTGTTTTGCTCTTTTTTCAGTTTTAAGTAAAAAAGTAAGAATTGATGCTGTAAATGCAGTTATGATTTATTTTCTTAGTGCAACAATATATTCATTTTTTACAATGCAAACTTTCTCAAGTTTTGTAATCCCGGAATCAAAAGATTGGATTGCTATTTTAGTAAATGGAGTTTTTATAAATGGAATTTCATATCTATTTTGGATAAAAGGACTTCAGATTTTTGATGCTTCAAAAGTGGCACCATTTACATTTTTAATACCAATTTTATCAGCATTTTTTTTAGTAATAGTTTTTGATGAAGCAATATTAATGATATATTTTGTAGGACTTTTATTTGTAGTATTAGCAGGATTAATAAATAGTTTTAAAACACTAAAAGAAGTATAA
- the xth gene encoding exodeoxyribonuclease III: MKKTYKFISWNVNGIRAVDKKDALKWIDDDNIDILGVQETKSQIDQIPKSIFTKEFNFKLASQSAIKGRSGTALFSDIEPFFESTCQKIDILDEGRINEIHFNIKDKKIAYFNIYFPNGQSNEDRLNYKMEFYDRFLEYCKELRNDGFSIIVCGDVNTAHEPIDLARPKANENTSGFLQMERDWISKFIDEGFLDTFRLINGDLKDKYSWWSYRANARENNVGWRIDYFFVSKDLETFVKDAYIMDDIFGSDHCPVALTMEF; encoded by the coding sequence ATGAAAAAAACTTATAAATTTATATCATGGAATGTAAATGGAATAAGAGCTGTTGATAAAAAAGATGCTCTAAAATGGATAGATGATGATAATATTGATATTTTAGGAGTACAAGAGACAAAATCACAAATAGATCAAATTCCAAAATCAATATTTACAAAAGAGTTTAACTTCAAATTAGCTAGTCAATCTGCTATAAAAGGCAGAAGTGGAACTGCACTTTTTAGTGATATTGAACCATTTTTTGAATCAACTTGTCAAAAAATAGATATTTTAGACGAAGGAAGAATAAACGAAATTCATTTTAATATAAAAGATAAAAAGATTGCATATTTTAATATATATTTTCCAAATGGACAAAGCAATGAAGATAGATTAAATTATAAAATGGAATTTTATGATAGATTTTTAGAATATTGCAAAGAGCTTAGAAATGATGGTTTTTCTATAATTGTTTGTGGTGATGTAAATACAGCTCACGAGCCAATAGATTTAGCAAGACCAAAAGCAAATGAAAACACAAGTGGATTTTTACAAATGGAAAGAGATTGGATAAGTAAATTTATAGATGAAGGTTTTTTAGATACTTTTAGACTTATAAATGGTGATTTAAAAGATAAATACTCTTGGTGGAGTTATAGAGCAAATGCAAGAGAAAATAATGTTGGCTGGAGAATTGATTACTTTTTTGTAAGTAAAGATTTAGAAACTTTTGTAAAAGATGCTTATATTATGGATGATATTTTTGGAAGTGATCACTGCCCTGTTGCCTTAACAATGGAGTTCTAA
- a CDS encoding gamma carbonic anhydrase family protein — MILNYKEFYPEIHTKAWIAPSADVIGRVKLAEDVSVWFGCVIRADVNEVIIGKNSNIQDLSCIHTDKDSKTIIGENVTVGHKVILHGCKIEDNCLIGMGATILDNAVIGEGSIVGANSLVTYGKVFPPKSLIMGSPAKVVRELSDDEVKGLKEHALHYVEYKNDYKYI; from the coding sequence ATGATACTAAATTATAAAGAGTTTTATCCAGAAATTCATACAAAAGCTTGGATTGCACCAAGTGCTGATGTAATAGGAAGAGTTAAACTTGCAGAAGATGTTTCTGTATGGTTTGGTTGTGTTATTAGAGCAGATGTAAATGAAGTTATAATAGGTAAAAATTCAAATATTCAAGATTTATCATGTATTCACACAGATAAAGATTCTAAAACAATTATTGGAGAAAATGTTACAGTAGGGCATAAAGTTATACTTCATGGTTGTAAAATAGAAGATAATTGCTTAATAGGAATGGGAGCCACTATTTTAGATAATGCAGTTATAGGAGAAGGAAGTATTGTTGGAGCAAATTCACTTGTAACTTATGGAAAAGTTTTTCCACCTAAAAGTTTAATTATGGGAAGTCCTGCTAAAGTTGTAAGAGAATTAAGTGATGATGAAGTAAAAGGTCTTAAAGAACATGCTTTGCACTATGTTGAATATAAAAATGATTATAAATATATATAA
- a CDS encoding helix-hairpin-helix domain-containing protein, with translation MNLIKILEEKTKLEKTIIENIIKLLEDGCTIPFIARYRKDYTNSATDEQLRKFEDIYEYSKKLLNRKEEIKDILKERGFLDEKTLKDIELSETLTNLEDIYSVFKEKKSSRTLKAIENGLEPMANIIQSMKYTKDECFNKAKQFLNKDVLTEDDVINGAKDIIAQRYADDVKSKEIIRNSINNWASLEISAGKEFKKDGLYSSFENTNEKLRYIKSHRILAILRAVNENELKIKIEIDEKNILENIKKYKIPSFAQNSSEFVFDAYKDGLKRLLLPSLKKEAISDLKQRAESEAIELFGKNLKELLQTAPLVNQVILGVDPGYKTGCKLAVIDENGLYLDSGIIYPTKPREDFINSKKIILEVINKYKITAIAIGNGTASREAAIFIDNLIKEEKLDISYAIVSEIGASVYSASKIASQEYPNIDVTIRGAISIAQRLRDPMAALVKIDPKSLGIGQYQHDVNQKELAKKLENTTIDLVNKVGVDLNSASYKLLSFVSGISEKLAQNIVEYREKIKNFKTKSQLLKVKGLGTKSYEQSVGFLRIKDGDTILDNTAIHPEDYEISLKLQKDYKIEEIKDFEEVANDLNTTSIKVKDIVNELLKPGYDVRLEFNQIKFANDILDINDLKEGFILSGIVRNITDFGAFVDIGLKNDALLHISQISQKRLSHPSEVLSINQNLENLKVLSIDLEKQRVGLSLK, from the coding sequence ATGAACTTAATTAAAATATTAGAAGAAAAAACAAAACTAGAAAAAACTATTATAGAAAATATAATAAAACTACTTGAAGATGGATGTACTATCCCTTTTATTGCAAGATATAGAAAAGATTATACAAATAGTGCAACAGATGAACAGCTTAGAAAATTTGAAGATATTTATGAGTATTCAAAAAAACTTTTAAATAGAAAAGAAGAGATAAAAGATATTTTAAAAGAAAGAGGTTTTTTAGATGAGAAAACTTTAAAAGATATAGAATTATCTGAAACTTTGACAAATTTAGAAGATATATATTCAGTATTTAAAGAGAAAAAATCTTCAAGAACTTTAAAAGCTATTGAAAATGGACTTGAACCAATGGCAAATATTATACAAAGTATGAAATATACAAAAGATGAGTGTTTTAATAAAGCAAAACAGTTTTTAAATAAAGATGTACTAACAGAAGATGATGTTATAAATGGTGCAAAAGATATAATTGCACAAAGATATGCTGATGATGTAAAGTCAAAAGAGATAATAAGAAATTCTATAAACAATTGGGCAAGTTTAGAAATAAGTGCTGGAAAAGAGTTCAAAAAAGATGGACTTTATAGCTCTTTTGAAAATACAAATGAAAAATTAAGATATATAAAATCTCATAGAATTTTAGCTATTTTAAGAGCTGTAAATGAAAATGAATTAAAGATAAAAATAGAAATAGATGAAAAGAATATTTTAGAAAATATAAAAAAATACAAAATACCAAGCTTTGCACAAAATTCAAGTGAGTTTGTCTTTGATGCATATAAAGATGGATTAAAAAGGCTATTACTTCCTTCTTTGAAAAAAGAGGCAATATCTGATTTGAAACAAAGAGCAGAGAGTGAAGCTATTGAACTTTTTGGTAAGAATTTAAAAGAGCTTTTACAAACAGCACCTTTGGTTAATCAAGTTATTTTAGGAGTTGATCCTGGATATAAAACAGGTTGTAAACTGGCTGTAATTGATGAAAATGGACTATATTTGGATAGTGGAATTATATATCCTACAAAACCAAGAGAGGATTTTATAAACTCAAAAAAAATTATTTTGGAAGTTATAAATAAATATAAAATTACAGCAATTGCAATAGGAAATGGAACAGCTTCAAGAGAAGCAGCAATATTTATTGATAATTTAATAAAAGAAGAAAAACTAGATATATCTTATGCAATAGTTAGTGAAATAGGAGCTAGTGTATATTCAGCTTCAAAAATAGCTTCGCAAGAGTATCCAAATATTGATGTTACAATAAGAGGTGCAATTTCTATTGCTCAAAGACTTCGTGACCCAATGGCTGCACTTGTAAAAATCGATCCTAAATCATTAGGAATTGGGCAGTATCAACATGATGTAAATCAAAAAGAGTTAGCAAAAAAATTAGAGAATACTACAATAGATTTAGTAAATAAAGTTGGTGTGGATTTAAACTCAGCTTCATATAAACTTCTATCTTTTGTATCAGGAATTAGTGAAAAACTTGCACAAAATATAGTTGAATATAGAGAAAAGATTAAGAACTTTAAAACAAAATCACAACTTCTTAAAGTAAAAGGACTTGGAACAAAATCTTATGAACAAAGCGTGGGTTTTTTAAGAATAAAAGATGGAGATACTATTTTAGATAATACAGCAATTCATCCAGAAGATTATGAAATAAGCTTAAAACTTCAAAAAGATTACAAAATTGAAGAAATTAAAGATTTTGAAGAAGTGGCAAATGATTTAAATACAACAAGTATAAAAGTAAAAGATATAGTAAATGAACTTTTAAAACCTGGATATGATGTAAGATTGGAGTTTAATCAAATAAAGTTTGCAAATGATATTTTAGATATAAATGATTTAAAAGAGGGATTTATCTTGAGTGGAATTGTAAGAAATATTACAGATTTTGGTGCATTTGTAGATATTGGATTAAAAAATGATGCTCTTTTACATATTTCACAAATTTCACAAAAAAGGTTATCTCATCCAAGTGAGGTTTTAAGTATAAATCAAAATTTAGAAAACTTAAAAGTATTGAGTATAGATTTGGAAAAACAAAGAGTAGGGCTTAGTTTAAAATGA
- a CDS encoding phosphomannomutase/phosphoglucomutase, with translation MSLSIFREYDIRGVFNKELNEDIVKKIGFHLAKKLLVRIPNAKYISVGYDARLHSPILKDWLSSGINKAGIKVLDMGLVPTPTNYFTNFSNSYNDKNEIFQADGSIMITGSHNPPEYNGFKITLNKEPFFGEDIYALGRDILNDQSLIEDNFNSIKIDAKKRYIDYIVEHFKHLKLENKKFVFDCGNGVAGVVLSDILTKLNIKHKILFETPDGNFPNHHPDPSDEKNLEDIKKELDSNEFDFGFAYDGDADRIALLSKKYNFKGDILAIFFSKFMQNPTIIGEVKCSQVMYDTINSYGKAIMYKTGHSNLKVKIKETNADFAAEVSGHLFFNDRYFGYDDAIYATFRTLELIDKDFDFDKEYEDLPKVYSTPEINITVTEDTKFKIIEDLKLALQNTDSTFPKIREIITIDGVRVIFEKGWGLVRASNTTPKLVTRFEADTKENAKIYEDALIKLFNEIKNK, from the coding sequence ATGAGTTTATCTATATTTAGAGAGTATGATATTAGAGGAGTATTTAATAAAGAATTAAATGAGGATATAGTTAAAAAGATTGGATTTCATTTAGCAAAAAAACTACTAGTAAGAATTCCAAATGCAAAATATATATCTGTTGGTTATGATGCAAGACTTCATTCACCTATTTTAAAAGATTGGTTAAGCTCTGGAATAAACAAAGCTGGAATAAAAGTTTTGGATATGGGTCTTGTACCAACTCCAACAAACTATTTTACAAACTTTTCTAATTCGTATAATGATAAAAATGAAATATTTCAAGCTGATGGTTCTATTATGATCACAGGTTCACATAATCCGCCTGAGTATAATGGATTTAAAATTACTTTAAATAAGGAACCTTTTTTTGGTGAAGATATTTATGCTTTAGGTAGAGATATTTTAAATGATCAATCTTTAATAGAAGATAATTTCAATTCAATTAAAATAGATGCAAAAAAAAGATATATTGACTATATAGTAGAACATTTTAAACATCTAAAACTAGAAAACAAAAAGTTTGTTTTTGATTGTGGAAATGGTGTTGCAGGAGTTGTATTAAGTGATATATTAACAAAATTAAATATTAAACATAAAATATTATTTGAAACTCCTGATGGAAACTTCCCAAATCACCATCCTGATCCAAGTGATGAAAAAAATTTAGAAGATATAAAAAAAGAGCTAGATTCAAATGAGTTTGATTTTGGTTTTGCTTATGATGGCGATGCAGACAGAATAGCATTACTTTCTAAGAAATATAATTTCAAAGGTGATATTCTTGCAATATTTTTCTCTAAATTTATGCAAAATCCTACAATAATTGGTGAAGTAAAATGTTCACAAGTTATGTATGACACAATAAACTCTTATGGTAAAGCTATTATGTATAAAACTGGTCACTCAAATTTAAAAGTAAAAATAAAAGAGACAAATGCAGATTTTGCAGCTGAAGTATCTGGTCATCTATTTTTTAATGATAGGTACTTTGGTTATGATGATGCTATATACGCTACATTTAGAACTCTTGAATTAATTGATAAAGATTTTGATTTTGATAAAGAGTATGAAGACTTACCAAAAGTATATTCAACACCTGAAATTAATATTACAGTAACAGAAGATACAAAGTTTAAAATTATTGAGGATTTAAAACTTGCTTTACAAAATACAGATTCTACTTTTCCAAAAATAAGAGAAATTATAACAATTGATGGAGTAAGAGTTATTTTTGAAAAAGGTTGGGGCTTAGTAAGAGCTAGTAATACAACTCCAAAACTAGTAACAAGATTTGAAGCAGATACAAAAGAGAATGCAAAGATATATGAAGATGCATTAATTAAACTATTTAATGAGATAAAAAACAAGTAA
- a CDS encoding argininosuccinate synthase: protein MSKKDIKKVVLAYSGGLDTSIILKWLQDEYSAEVITFTADLGQGEEVEPARKKAIACGIKPENVYILDLKEEFVKDYVFPMFRANAIYEGEYLLGTSIARPLIAKKLVEIANEKGAQAVSHGATGKGNDQVRFELGALALNPDLKVIAPWREWELNSRESLLEYARKNGIEISQKHVDENGNPKISPYSMDANLLHISYEGLHLENPANEPEESMWLWTTSPENAPNKAEYIEIEYKNGDPIALNGEKLSPANLLLALNELGNKHGIGRVDIVENRYVGMKARGCYETPGGTIMLKAHRAIESLTLDREAAHLKDELMPKYAKLIYQGYWFSPEREMLQASIDATQKNVEGKVKLKLYKGNIMVVGRESSKSLYDDAYSTFEKDEVYNQKDAEGFIRLNALRLVIAGKKQK, encoded by the coding sequence ATGAGCAAAAAAGATATAAAAAAAGTAGTACTTGCATATAGTGGTGGACTTGATACATCTATTATTTTAAAATGGCTTCAAGATGAATATAGTGCTGAAGTTATTACATTTACAGCTGATTTAGGACAAGGTGAAGAGGTTGAACCAGCTAGAAAAAAAGCAATAGCTTGTGGAATAAAACCTGAAAATGTATATATTTTAGATTTAAAAGAAGAGTTTGTAAAAGATTATGTTTTCCCAATGTTTAGAGCAAATGCTATTTATGAGGGAGAGTATCTTTTAGGAACATCAATAGCTAGACCATTAATTGCAAAAAAACTTGTTGAAATTGCAAATGAGAAAGGTGCACAAGCTGTATCTCATGGAGCAACAGGAAAAGGAAATGACCAAGTAAGATTTGAGCTTGGAGCTTTGGCTTTAAATCCAGATTTAAAAGTTATTGCACCTTGGAGAGAGTGGGAATTAAACTCAAGAGAGAGCTTACTTGAATATGCTAGAAAAAATGGAATAGAAATTTCTCAAAAACATGTTGATGAAAATGGAAATCCAAAAATAAGCCCATATTCAATGGATGCCAATCTTTTACATATCTCTTATGAAGGTTTACATTTAGAAAATCCTGCAAATGAACCTGAAGAATCAATGTGGCTTTGGACAACAAGTCCTGAAAATGCTCCAAATAAGGCTGAATATATTGAAATAGAGTATAAAAATGGAGATCCAATTGCACTAAATGGTGAAAAATTATCTCCAGCAAATTTACTTTTAGCTTTAAATGAACTTGGAAATAAACATGGTATTGGAAGAGTAGATATTGTTGAAAATAGATATGTTGGTATGAAGGCAAGAGGTTGTTATGAAACTCCAGGTGGAACAATTATGCTAAAAGCTCACAGAGCTATTGAATCATTGACTTTAGATAGAGAAGCTGCACATTTAAAAGATGAATTAATGCCAAAATATGCAAAACTTATCTATCAAGGATATTGGTTCAGTCCAGAAAGAGAGATGTTACAAGCATCTATTGATGCAACACAAAAGAATGTAGAAGGTAAAGTAAAATTAAAACTTTACAAAGGAAATATAATGGTTGTAGGAAGAGAATCTAGCAAATCACTATATGATGATGCTTATTCTACATTTGAAAAAGATGAAGTATATAATCAAAAAGATGCAGAAGGGTTTATTAGACTAAATGCATTAAGACTTGTTATTGCAGGTAAAAAACAGAAATAA